gggagcgctttgaatctactcttcgccggggccctaagggagctcggactcaggacaacagacctcacgccctcagactcctccttttggggcatggtacctggcagggcatccagaccacttggggaaattaccctaccagtacagttcggcacggcaaccaactacagagtggagcatatcaacttttatgtcaccgacttcgacaccgcctaccacgccatactagggcgtccggctctgaccaagttcatggccattccgcactatgcgtatttggtgttgaagatgccttcgcctgcaggagtcctgtctctgcaggcaaacctctccgtcgcctacgcctgcgaaACGGAAagtctcgctctcgccgaagccaccgacctctccatctagatggccagcgtggtcgccgaagccaagaccgcatctgctaacgacatggagatcccagagcctccccgggcctccgccaagtccaaggaagtcaaggagatcggcctcggcctcgacgacccttccaagacggtgaaaatcgaggctcaccttgaccccaaataggaaagcgcgctcgtctccttcctacgtgccaacgccgatgtgtttgcttggaagcctgcagacatgccgggggtaccacgggagaagatcgagcactccttgaatgtctcgccgaccgctaagccgatcaagcagaaacttcaccgattcacgccagacaaaaaggaggctattagggtagaaataaaacagctTTTAGCTGCcgaatttataaaagaagtgtatcatccagattggttagctaatcctgttcttgttaagaaaaagaataaagaatggagaatgtgtgttgattatactgatcttaacaaacactgccctaaagaccccttcggtttgcctcggatagacgaggttgtagactccaccgccggctgcgagttgctctcctttctcaactgttactcaggctaccatcagatctccctcaaggaggaagaccaggttaaaacatcgttcatcacgcctttcggtgcatactgctacaccactatgtccttcggactaaagaacgccggtgtgacctaccaaagggctattcagacgtgcctcgaccaacagatcggccacaacgtcgaagcctacatcgacgatgtAGTCATCAAGACtagaaccgccgacaatcttatcaccgaccttgaagaaactttctccaacctaagcaaataccgatggaagctgaacccttcaaagtgcatttttggagttccatccggtatcctgctcggctacatcgtcagcgctcggggcatcgaaccaaaccctgacaaggtctccgccatcaccaacatgaagcgGCCGACGTGTGTCaaagatatacagaagcttacgggTTGCATGGCTGCGCTAAGCCGATTTATCTCGCGTcttggtgaaaaagggctacctttcttcaagctcctcaaggcctctgagaacttttcttggtcagaggaggcagatacagctttcgagcagctcaagttgttcctaacaaaacctccaatcatgacagcatcacgaccagatgaaactctgctggtttacatcgccgccacctcCCGCGTTGTCAGTACgactattgtcgtcgaacgcgaggaagccggacatgcctacaaggtgcaatgcccggtctatttcatcagcgaagtacttaatgagcccaaagctcgttatcctcaggtgcaaaaacTGTTATacgcaattttgattacctcacgaAAGCTccaacattacttcgaatactacaagatcgccgtggtcatagagttccctctgggggatattctccgcaataaagaggccaatggccgtatcatcaaatgggccatggagctcggcacttactccattgatttCAGAAGCAGACCAATagttaagtcacaggcgcttgctgatttcatcgccgagtggaccgagatccaagaacccattgccgccacttgccccgagctctgggtgatgtacttcgacggcgcccttaacatcaatggtgctggtgcgggcattctgttcatcacaccgacaaaggaCAAACTCCAATATGTTCTCCGCATTCatttttcggcctccaacaacgccgcagagtacgaagcatgtctccatggtctccgcatagccgtcgagctcggtgtcaaacgtctcatggtatacggggattcggcgctggttatcaaccaactcaataaggattGGTCCCGTTCTAGTGAAAAAATGGACGCATACTGTGCCGAAATTAGAAaaattgaagggaaattctatggtatcgagtaccaccacgtgctacgggatcaaaaccagccagccgaccagctatcaaagataggatcttctcgagcCACGGCTCCGCCAGGAGTTTTCGTCCAAGACCTCTTGGcaccatctataaaagaggataaggaagttgtagaaatACCCccagccgagcagttggtactcacggtgccttcgccggtcgatgattggagggaacagttcatcaaatacatctcCAGCGACGAAAcacccgccgacaaaatcgaaTCCGAACGACTAATTCAccgaagtaagcattacgtgctggtagacggtatcctgatgaggaaaagtgccaaggaaggcatACTGCAAAAGTGCATCATCAAAGACGAGGGCATGAAGTTACTTTCCGAAATCCACTCaggttcctgtggcaaccacgcggcttcaagaacactggtcggcaaagctttccgggcaggtttttactggcccacggctattgccgatgcagaagatctcgttcAATGATGTGAGGggtgtcaatttttcgccaagcaaatacatgtgccggcgcAAGAATtacagaccattccagcttcctggcctttcgcatgctggggactggatatgatcgggcctttcaaacctgcgctaggaggtttccggtacgtgtacgtcgccattgataagttctctaagtggattgagtacaaaccactcgtcgcagccactgctaagaaagcagtcgagctctttgaagatatcgtacacagattcggtctcccgaacagcatcatcaccgacctcgggtcaacctttaccggccatcatttttgggacttctacgaggacagatgcatctctgtcaaatacgtttccgttgctcatcctagagctaacggtcaagtcgagcgagctaacggcatgatcctcgacgccctcaagaaaaggctctatcaaagagaagaaaagcacctaggtagatggctcaaagaactaccagctgtggtctagggactgcgcactcaaacTAGTCGTAGTACCGGcgtgtctccatattttatggtctacggctcagaggccatactcccagcggatattgcattccgagcacctagagtggaaaattatgatgaagagcgggccgcagctgttcggacagaagacattgacCGAGCAGAGGAAGAACGACTGATTACTTGCGTTCACACGGCCAAGTACCACGAAGGTCTGAggaggtattacaaccgaaaCGTCAAACGTCGTTCGttcgcgatcggcgacctcgtcttacgtcgaaaacaaaaaaccgaagggcttcataAGCTGTCTTCgccctgggagggcccttacatcaTCAAAGGTGTTACTCggccagggtcttatcgctta
The nucleotide sequence above comes from Miscanthus floridulus cultivar M001 chromosome 18, ASM1932011v1, whole genome shotgun sequence. Encoded proteins:
- the LOC136524034 gene encoding uncharacterized protein, with the protein product MYFDGALNINGAGAGILFITPTKDKLQYVLRIHFSASNNAAEYEACLHGLRIAVELGVKRLMVYGDSALVINQLNKDWSRSSEKMDAYCAEIRKIEGKFYGIEYHHVLRDQNQPADQLSKIGSSRATAPPGVFVQDLLAPSIKEDKEVVEIPPAEQLVLTVPSPVDDWREQFIKYISSDETPADKIESERLIHRSKHYVLVDGILMRKSAKEGILQKCIIKDEGMKLLSEIHSGSCGNHAASRTLVGKAFRAGFYWPTAIADAEDLVQ